The window GGCTCACACGCCGCGCGAGAAACGATCTCGAGGCTCTTCCCGGGAAGGTGCGAGGAGCCGTTCTCGACACCCTCGGCGGGATCCAGGTTCATCCTCAGGCAGCGGGCAAGCCGCTCGTGGGGCGGCTGCGTGGCCTCTGGTCCACG of the Thermoleophilaceae bacterium genome contains:
- a CDS encoding type II toxin-antitoxin system RelE/ParE family toxin codes for the protein MADLRLTRRARNDLEALPGKVRGAVLDTLGGIQVHPQAAGKPLVGRLRGLWSTRVGSYRILYTIDDSGGIVRAIRHRAVAYGRRRRS